One genomic window of Halobellus limi includes the following:
- a CDS encoding aromatic-ring-hydroxylating dioxygenase subunit beta, with translation MLAERESQLEALLVEREVEQFLYEEAELLDNRELHEWFDHVADDVNYRMPRRLMRENTSSVFSEQGYYFNEDYGSLKARVERFDSEYAWAERPPTRTRRYVTNVRVTRETEDLTEDELFVESNLLVYLSRGDSDEHTFYSARREDVLRRRGDTFEIADREIRLDQTVLSTDNVSIFL, from the coding sequence ATGTTGGCCGAACGCGAATCGCAACTGGAAGCCCTGCTCGTCGAGCGCGAGGTCGAGCAGTTCCTCTACGAGGAGGCGGAACTGCTCGACAACCGCGAGCTCCACGAGTGGTTCGACCACGTCGCCGACGACGTCAACTACCGGATGCCGCGGCGGCTGATGCGCGAGAACACCAGCAGCGTGTTCAGCGAACAGGGGTACTACTTCAACGAGGACTACGGCTCGCTGAAGGCCCGCGTCGAGCGCTTCGACTCCGAGTACGCGTGGGCGGAGCGCCCCCCGACGCGAACGCGCCGCTACGTCACCAACGTGCGCGTCACCCGCGAGACGGAGGATCTCACAGAGGACGAACTGTTCGTGGAGAGCAACCTCCTCGTGTACCTCAGCCGCGGCGACAGCGACGAGCACACGTTCTACTCGGCGCGGCGCGAGGACGTCCTCCGGCGGCGCGGGGACACCTTCGAGATCGCAGACCGAGAGATCCGACTGGATCAGACGGTCTTGAGCACCGACAACGTCTCGATATTCCTATGA
- a CDS encoding PEP-utilizing enzyme — protein MGSDQGTPTTAEEAPRDAGASRERFPHAGELELPAELDGWEEMYPEYFQFELTDDRTDYERGRFWFWDKKDTTEPVMPWDMTISAQAWQIAMAQNTSRVFAIPPSMSVDIRVVAGYVYFTGINVDDEELLQERAQIFAERSEYYYENYDALYNGTWLPAVKEIGNEIDSLEVPEKLPEYVPEDVITEGKGQSQSTLDVIRNYNRLTELALEGWQRHFEFLYLAYLAYMQFTETSRELFPDISDDAIGKMVSAVEADVFRPDQELNGLAELAVDLGDDVTDVLTSDASPETKMERLRETDAGREFIDRFDEIKDPWFYMTYGDGFHSYKGSWIEDLEAPFDHLESKVGRLQDGEELGRDFEALQDERDEIVEEYRRYLDAEEREEFDHAYETCMTVYEYAENHQFWIENWLHTIVFRKMREFGRLLVNHGLLEDAEDVFLFNRFEVAELLEEACETWALGRGAFVSERWQDRAAERRRTFEAAKEWDPSPALGEPPEEVTDPLMQMLWGITTEKVNDWLDVESDTGDESHLEGFGASSGRVEGPARVIEDSADIDTLEEGEVLVAPLTNPAWAPVFPRAEGAVTDDGGITSHAAIVCREYGLPAVTGTGHATSFIETGDQIRLDGETGEVEILEKTE, from the coding sequence ATGGGATCAGACCAGGGGACACCCACGACGGCCGAAGAAGCCCCTCGCGACGCGGGAGCGTCCCGCGAGCGGTTTCCGCACGCCGGTGAACTAGAACTGCCCGCGGAGCTGGACGGCTGGGAGGAGATGTACCCCGAGTACTTCCAGTTCGAACTCACGGACGATCGGACCGACTACGAGCGGGGCCGGTTCTGGTTCTGGGACAAGAAGGACACCACCGAACCGGTGATGCCGTGGGACATGACGATCAGCGCACAGGCGTGGCAGATCGCGATGGCGCAGAACACGAGCCGGGTGTTCGCAATCCCGCCGTCGATGTCGGTCGACATCCGCGTCGTCGCCGGCTACGTGTACTTCACCGGGATCAACGTCGACGACGAGGAACTCTTGCAGGAACGCGCTCAGATCTTCGCCGAGCGCAGCGAGTACTACTACGAGAACTACGACGCGCTGTACAACGGCACCTGGCTCCCGGCCGTCAAGGAGATCGGCAACGAGATCGACTCCCTCGAAGTACCCGAAAAGCTCCCCGAGTACGTCCCCGAGGACGTCATCACCGAGGGGAAGGGTCAGAGCCAGTCGACGCTCGACGTCATCCGGAACTACAACCGGCTCACCGAACTCGCGCTCGAGGGCTGGCAGCGCCACTTCGAGTTCCTGTACCTCGCGTACCTGGCGTATATGCAGTTCACCGAGACGAGCCGAGAACTGTTCCCCGACATCTCCGACGACGCGATCGGGAAGATGGTCTCGGCAGTCGAGGCCGACGTCTTCCGACCGGACCAGGAGCTGAACGGACTGGCCGAACTCGCCGTCGACCTCGGCGACGACGTCACCGACGTCCTGACTTCCGACGCGTCTCCCGAGACGAAGATGGAACGCCTCCGGGAGACCGATGCCGGGCGGGAGTTCATAGATCGGTTCGACGAGATCAAAGATCCGTGGTTCTACATGACCTACGGCGACGGGTTCCACAGCTACAAGGGCTCGTGGATCGAGGACCTCGAAGCGCCGTTCGATCACCTCGAATCCAAGGTCGGACGCCTGCAGGACGGCGAGGAGCTGGGCCGGGACTTCGAGGCGCTGCAGGACGAGCGCGACGAGATCGTCGAGGAGTACCGGCGGTACCTCGACGCGGAGGAGCGCGAGGAGTTCGACCACGCCTACGAGACGTGTATGACGGTGTACGAGTACGCCGAGAACCACCAGTTCTGGATCGAGAACTGGCTGCACACGATCGTCTTCCGCAAGATGCGGGAGTTCGGCCGGCTACTCGTCAACCACGGGCTGCTGGAGGACGCCGAGGACGTCTTCCTCTTCAACCGCTTCGAGGTCGCGGAACTCCTCGAAGAGGCCTGCGAGACGTGGGCGCTCGGAAGGGGCGCGTTCGTCTCCGAGCGCTGGCAGGACCGCGCCGCGGAGCGCCGGCGGACGTTCGAGGCGGCCAAGGAGTGGGACCCCTCGCCCGCGCTCGGCGAGCCGCCGGAGGAGGTCACCGATCCGCTGATGCAGATGCTGTGGGGTATCACCACCGAGAAGGTCAACGACTGGCTCGACGTCGAGTCCGACACGGGCGACGAGTCGCACCTGGAGGGGTTCGGCGCGTCGTCCGGCCGGGTCGAGGGACCGGCACGCGTGATCGAGGACTCCGCCGACATCGACACGCTCGAGGAGGGCGAGGTGCTCGTCGCGCCCCTGACGAACCCCGCGTGGGCGCCGGTGTTCCCGCGGGCCGAGGGGGCCGTGACCGACGACGGCGGCATCACGAGCCACGCGGCGATCGTGTGCCGCGAGTACGGGCTGCCGGCCGTCACCGGCACCGGTCACGCCACGTCGTTCATCGAGACCGGCGACCAGATTCGTCTCGACGGGGAGACGGGCGAAGTCGAGATCCTCGAGAAGACAGAGTAA
- a CDS encoding aromatic ring-hydroxylating oxygenase subunit alpha: MAAGDKPSATERALQDARDSLDEGFFPLEFFHDEDLHDLEMERIIGQSWVFIGHESEIPEPGDYARRYIGDDTFIFVRDESGEVNLLFDSCRHRGAQVCRAEQGNTSHFRCPYHGWTYKNDGEAAGIPQKSKAFKNLDRSEYGLAHVPRLESYEGLVFASLAEEGPSLDEWLGDFKWYFDVHMKLPEGGMEVIGEPHRWVIDANWKTIADNFNGDSYHTAWAHGSVLDLELGGEETVGHAGTGDSLDRHIHCDGHTTSMRGFEGEDVFLTYPDEVVEDLFTREGLSDAQWQLARQALSFTGAIFPNFGFLHFGDTTDDPEKDVAPFFTIRKWRPLGPDQMELWSWGLAPKNAPEEFKQRMYKMYTANFGPTGNFEQDDVPIWKGITDSASGQFASSQNLQLNYQMGLEWMSEMDIDEEWLGPGFAYSENLEEGGMRLFHEQWYEMLAGNDRTDATGTPINLQEDR; the protein is encoded by the coding sequence ATGGCAGCAGGTGACAAACCCAGCGCGACGGAACGAGCCCTCCAGGACGCTCGCGACTCGCTCGACGAGGGGTTCTTTCCGCTCGAGTTCTTCCACGACGAGGACCTCCACGACCTGGAGATGGAGCGCATCATCGGACAGTCGTGGGTGTTCATCGGTCACGAATCGGAGATCCCGGAGCCGGGCGACTACGCCCGTCGGTACATCGGCGACGACACGTTCATCTTCGTACGCGACGAGAGCGGCGAGGTGAACCTGCTGTTCGATAGCTGTCGTCACCGCGGCGCGCAGGTCTGCCGCGCGGAGCAGGGCAACACGTCGCACTTCCGGTGTCCGTATCACGGCTGGACGTACAAGAACGACGGCGAGGCCGCCGGCATCCCCCAGAAATCGAAGGCCTTCAAGAACCTCGACCGCTCGGAGTACGGGCTGGCGCACGTGCCCCGGTTGGAGAGTTACGAGGGCCTCGTGTTCGCCTCACTCGCCGAGGAGGGCCCGTCGCTCGACGAGTGGCTCGGCGACTTCAAGTGGTACTTCGACGTCCACATGAAGCTCCCCGAGGGCGGGATGGAGGTCATCGGCGAACCGCACCGTTGGGTCATCGACGCGAACTGGAAGACCATCGCGGACAACTTCAACGGCGACAGTTACCACACCGCGTGGGCCCACGGCTCGGTGCTCGACCTCGAACTCGGCGGCGAGGAGACGGTCGGTCACGCGGGCACCGGCGACAGCCTCGACCGGCACATCCACTGCGACGGCCACACGACGAGTATGCGCGGCTTCGAGGGCGAGGACGTCTTCCTCACGTACCCCGACGAGGTCGTCGAGGACCTGTTCACCAGAGAGGGCCTCTCCGATGCGCAGTGGCAACTGGCCCGGCAGGCGCTGTCGTTCACCGGCGCGATCTTCCCGAACTTCGGGTTCCTCCACTTCGGCGACACTACCGACGATCCCGAGAAGGACGTCGCGCCCTTCTTCACCATCCGGAAGTGGCGGCCGCTCGGCCCCGATCAGATGGAGCTGTGGAGCTGGGGGCTGGCCCCGAAGAACGCCCCCGAGGAGTTCAAACAGCGGATGTACAAGATGTACACCGCGAACTTCGGCCCGACGGGGAACTTCGAGCAGGACGACGTGCCCATCTGGAAGGGCATCACCGACTCCGCCAGCGGGCAGTTCGCCAGCAGTCAGAACCTCCAGTTGAACTACCAGATGGGCCTCGAGTGGATGAGCGAGATGGACATCGACGAGGAGTGGCTCGGCCCCGGCTTCGCCTACTCGGAGAACCTCGAGGAGGGCGGGATGCGCCTGTTCCACGAGCAGTGGTACGAGATGCTCGCGGGCAACGACCGGACCGACGCGACCGGGACGCCGATAAACCTCCAGGAGGACCGGTGA
- a CDS encoding PEP/pyruvate-binding domain-containing protein, with protein MNGQTYTLHFDSPDCTKANIDLVGGKNASLGELMEVGEDVQVPPGFAVTTDFYEAFLEEESLGEYIGERLSTVDMDDDNAVAAASEDIREHVESAEFPDFLADELESSWERLQAETDTDELQVAVRSSATAEDLPDASFAGQQDTYLNVTDFETVAQRTKECMASLFTARAITYREENGFDRDEVLISVGIQKMVEARTSGVMFTLNPSNGDQSKVRIEANWGLGEAVVSGAVTPDSFLVDKPVYKIVDRNVQEKNVMTVPTDAGTEEVEVDDDKRDVPAITADEIVKLTDLAKAIEQYYDEPQDIEWAIEEEGDDKRFYILQSRPETTWNEDDETTTTTTSSSSTAERILDRL; from the coding sequence ATGAACGGGCAAACGTACACGCTACACTTCGACTCACCGGACTGCACCAAAGCGAATATCGACCTCGTCGGCGGGAAGAACGCCTCCCTCGGCGAGTTGATGGAGGTCGGCGAGGACGTTCAGGTCCCGCCGGGCTTCGCGGTCACGACCGACTTCTACGAGGCGTTCCTCGAAGAGGAGTCCCTCGGCGAGTACATCGGAGAGCGGCTGTCGACCGTCGATATGGACGACGACAACGCCGTCGCCGCCGCGAGCGAGGACATCCGCGAACACGTCGAGAGCGCGGAGTTCCCCGACTTCCTCGCCGACGAACTCGAATCCTCGTGGGAGCGCCTCCAGGCCGAGACGGACACCGACGAGTTGCAGGTCGCCGTTCGGTCCTCGGCCACGGCGGAGGACCTCCCCGACGCCAGTTTCGCCGGCCAGCAGGACACCTACCTCAACGTCACCGACTTCGAGACGGTCGCCCAGCGCACCAAGGAGTGTATGGCCAGCCTGTTCACGGCGCGGGCGATCACCTACCGCGAGGAGAACGGCTTCGACCGCGACGAGGTACTCATCAGCGTCGGCATCCAGAAGATGGTCGAGGCGCGGACCTCCGGCGTGATGTTCACGCTCAACCCCTCGAACGGCGACCAATCGAAGGTCCGCATCGAGGCGAACTGGGGGCTCGGCGAGGCGGTCGTCAGCGGCGCGGTCACCCCGGACAGTTTCCTCGTCGACAAGCCCGTCTACAAGATCGTCGACCGCAACGTCCAGGAGAAGAACGTGATGACGGTCCCGACCGACGCCGGGACCGAAGAGGTCGAAGTCGACGACGACAAGCGGGACGTGCCCGCGATCACGGCCGACGAGATCGTCAAGCTGACCGACCTCGCGAAGGCCATCGAGCAGTACTACGACGAACCGCAGGACATCGAGTGGGCGATCGAAGAGGAGGGCGACGACAAACGCTTCTACATCCTCCAGAGCCGTCCGGAAACGACGTGGAACGAGGACGACGAGACAACCACCACCACGACCTCGTCGTCGAGCACGGCCGAGCGGATCCTCGATCGGCTGTAG
- a CDS encoding fumarylacetoacetate hydrolase family protein → MRLARMQTPEGPIAGRYEDGTVVADDGRYVVGRDGVLTYPCSPSALYCVGRNYAETLDQMDYDRPEEPDFFIKPPASLVGPEEPIRYPRWTDELTYAGELAAVVDERCRDVDPEDVPDVIRGYTILNDVDALDQQGRTARKAFDTSGPLGPWIETEVTPYDLDVRTEINGEVRQDANTELMLFDPYEVVSFLSRRFTFRPGDVIAFGSPANPGTIDPGDEVEITYEGVGTLKNTVVG, encoded by the coding sequence ATGCGACTCGCACGGATGCAGACCCCGGAGGGACCGATCGCGGGGCGGTACGAGGACGGCACCGTCGTCGCCGACGACGGGCGGTACGTCGTCGGTCGCGACGGCGTCCTCACGTATCCCTGCTCGCCCTCGGCGCTGTACTGCGTCGGCCGCAACTACGCCGAGACGCTCGATCAGATGGACTACGACCGCCCCGAGGAGCCCGACTTCTTCATCAAGCCGCCGGCGTCCCTCGTCGGCCCGGAGGAACCGATCCGATACCCTCGGTGGACTGACGAACTGACCTACGCGGGCGAACTGGCCGCCGTCGTCGACGAGCGGTGTCGCGACGTCGACCCCGAGGACGTCCCGGACGTGATCCGCGGCTACACGATTCTGAACGACGTCGACGCGCTCGATCAACAGGGACGGACCGCGCGGAAGGCGTTCGATACGTCCGGACCGCTGGGGCCGTGGATCGAGACCGAGGTCACCCCCTACGACCTGGACGTCCGGACCGAGATCAACGGCGAGGTGCGCCAGGACGCCAACACCGAGTTGATGCTGTTCGATCCCTACGAGGTCGTCTCGTTCCTCTCACGGCGGTTCACGTTCCGGCCCGGCGACGTGATCGCGTTCGGCAGTCCGGCGAACCCGGGGACGATCGACCCCGGCGACGAGGTCGAGATCACCTACGAGGGCGTCGGCACCCTGAAAAACACCGTCGTCGGGTGA
- a CDS encoding alcohol dehydrogenase catalytic domain-containing protein, translated as MREIEAAVVRSPGEHAVETVTLEDPEPGEVLVDVRATGVCHTDYHAYTSEDTDFPIVLGHEGAGVVEAVGDGVATVEPGDRVVLWVLPSCGDCERCRSGRPYLCQARRETRGRMMDGTRRLSRGGEPIDHFYAQSSFASMAVVPERQVVPVPDEVPFETGALLGCGVTTGLGAVSNVTEVDGGESVAVFGCGGVGAGAVLAAKAVSAGTIVAVDLDADTLETMAEIGATHTVNAGETDPVDEIEALTGGVDYAFECIGTPQTVQQAIASLAPGGTAAITGTSSTPPAEIDLGRFTKGISVVGNIVGFTQPRVDIPRYARMYLNGDLDLDAVLTRRYDLDELDEAFAALDAGEVIRSVVEFDERAR; from the coding sequence ATGCGTGAGATCGAAGCGGCCGTCGTCCGCAGTCCCGGTGAACACGCGGTGGAGACGGTCACGCTCGAGGATCCCGAACCGGGCGAGGTACTCGTGGACGTGCGCGCGACGGGCGTCTGTCACACCGATTACCACGCCTACACGAGCGAGGACACGGACTTCCCGATCGTTCTCGGCCACGAGGGCGCCGGCGTCGTCGAGGCCGTCGGCGACGGCGTCGCGACCGTCGAACCGGGAGACCGCGTCGTGCTCTGGGTGCTGCCCTCCTGCGGCGACTGCGAACGCTGCCGGAGCGGTCGTCCGTATCTCTGTCAGGCCCGACGCGAGACGCGCGGCCGGATGATGGACGGGACGCGCCGTCTCAGCCGAGGCGGCGAGCCGATCGATCACTTCTACGCGCAGTCGTCGTTCGCGAGCATGGCCGTCGTCCCCGAGCGCCAGGTGGTGCCCGTCCCCGACGAGGTACCCTTCGAGACCGGGGCGCTCCTCGGCTGCGGCGTCACGACCGGCCTCGGCGCGGTCTCGAACGTCACCGAGGTCGACGGCGGCGAGTCGGTCGCGGTGTTCGGCTGCGGCGGCGTCGGTGCGGGGGCCGTCCTCGCGGCGAAGGCCGTCAGTGCGGGGACGATCGTCGCGGTCGACCTCGACGCGGACACGCTCGAAACGATGGCCGAGATCGGCGCGACGCACACCGTGAACGCCGGCGAAACCGATCCCGTCGACGAGATCGAGGCGCTGACCGGCGGCGTCGACTACGCCTTCGAGTGCATCGGCACGCCGCAGACGGTCCAGCAGGCGATCGCGTCGCTGGCCCCCGGCGGGACGGCGGCGATCACTGGCACGAGCAGCACGCCGCCCGCGGAGATCGACCTCGGCCGGTTCACGAAGGGGATCTCCGTCGTGGGTAACATCGTCGGCTTCACGCAGCCCAGGGTCGACATCCCGCGGTACGCCAGGATGTATCTGAACGGCGATCTGGATCTCGACGCGGTCCTCACGCGTCGGTACGACCTCGACGAACTCGACGAGGCGTTCGCCGCGCTCGACGCCGGGGAGGTGATCCGAAGCGTCGTCGAATTCGACGAGAGGGCCCGCTGA
- a CDS encoding HAD family hydrolase, which produces MHDTTYELVVFDGDETLIDGDIVESVAAHAGVEDEFQRVKTDVWEHDLDAMEALSEQIFPLFEGVSAAELDRLVRSLSFAPGARAVAGNVTCRTAIFTALTPLADRIATELGFDWKRANDPVVEDGVLTGELRGDIVDRGKGPVLDDLVEALGIDHEQVIAVGDGPHDVPLFERAGFSIAMDPKPAVRDVPDVATDEQNFFEIVPHLDERGVLDAEAVGGRTEASADPTVD; this is translated from the coding sequence ATGCACGACACGACGTACGAACTCGTCGTCTTCGACGGCGACGAGACGCTCATCGACGGCGACATCGTCGAGTCGGTCGCCGCGCACGCCGGCGTCGAAGACGAGTTCCAGCGGGTGAAGACCGACGTCTGGGAGCACGACCTCGACGCGATGGAGGCGCTCTCCGAGCAGATCTTCCCGCTCTTCGAGGGGGTCTCGGCGGCGGAACTCGACCGGCTCGTTCGGTCGCTTTCGTTCGCCCCCGGAGCGCGGGCGGTCGCCGGCAACGTCACCTGCCGGACCGCGATATTCACGGCGCTGACGCCGCTCGCCGATCGGATCGCGACCGAACTGGGTTTCGACTGGAAGCGCGCGAACGACCCGGTCGTCGAGGACGGCGTCCTCACGGGCGAACTCCGCGGCGACATCGTCGACCGGGGGAAGGGCCCCGTTCTCGACGACCTCGTCGAGGCGCTCGGCATCGACCACGAGCAGGTCATCGCCGTCGGCGACGGGCCCCACGACGTCCCCCTGTTCGAGCGCGCCGGCTTCTCGATCGCGATGGATCCGAAGCCCGCCGTCCGCGACGTCCCCGACGTCGCCACCGACGAACAGAACTTCTTCGAGATCGTCCCGCACCTCGACGAACGCGGCGTGCTGGACGCCGAGGCCGTGGGCGGACGGACGGAGGCGTCGGCCGATCCGACTGTCGATTGA
- a CDS encoding metallophosphoesterase family protein, which translates to MQVGLISDVHANRPALDAVLDAMPDVDAVVHAGDVVGYGPFPSAVIETFREHDIVSIQGNHDRGVLGDFHDNFHEIPKSAAEWTTERLTEDELAYLESLPIERDLYEGAVKVAHGAPGKPNTYTYPEDFSADLLGEESVLVVGHTHVQAKSEFDEGTVVNPGSVGLPRDGDWRAGYAVLDVESGTVDLHRVEYPREETQAKIDEYGLPEVLIDGLEHGELVFGRAKRSVTDSVE; encoded by the coding sequence ATGCAAGTCGGACTCATCAGTGACGTACACGCCAACCGACCCGCCCTCGACGCCGTCCTCGACGCGATGCCCGACGTCGACGCCGTCGTCCACGCCGGCGACGTGGTCGGCTACGGCCCGTTCCCCAGTGCGGTCATCGAGACGTTTCGGGAGCACGACATCGTCTCGATCCAGGGCAACCACGACCGCGGGGTGCTGGGCGACTTCCACGACAACTTCCACGAGATCCCGAAGTCGGCAGCCGAGTGGACCACCGAGCGCCTGACCGAAGACGAACTCGCGTACCTCGAGTCGCTGCCGATCGAGCGCGACCTGTACGAGGGGGCGGTCAAGGTCGCCCACGGCGCGCCCGGCAAGCCGAACACCTACACCTACCCGGAGGACTTCTCCGCGGATCTCCTCGGGGAGGAGTCCGTGCTCGTCGTCGGGCACACGCACGTCCAGGCGAAATCCGAGTTCGACGAGGGAACCGTCGTCAACCCGGGCAGCGTCGGGCTCCCCCGCGACGGGGACTGGCGCGCCGGGTACGCCGTCCTCGACGTCGAATCGGGAACCGTCGACCTCCACCGCGTCGAGTATCCCAGAGAGGAGACCCAGGCGAAGATCGACGAGTACGGCCTCCCGGAGGTCCTGATCGACGGCCTCGAACACGGCGAACTGGTGTTCGGGCGGGCCAAGCGCTCCGTCACCGACTCCGTAGAATAG
- a CDS encoding aldehyde dehydrogenase family protein, with translation MTGQSSRATAVEARDFSIDADWNGLYVDGEWRSADGGETIPVENPATREVVSEVPAGTVADVDAAFEAAAEAQEEWRDVLPQERGEIVREVQHLVETYHEELTELLAIESGSARPKASREFTSTGEMMHDVATYPFRMTGSHSRSKIEGKENIVKREPVGVVSVISPWNFPFQLSLRAVAPAIALGNSVVLKPATETPITGGLLIARLFEAAGLPEGVLNVVTGHGSEIGDRAASHPEMSAVAFTGSTSVGRRVARNAAGAFALPAMELGGNNPHVVLDDADVERAVDAGVFGSFMHQGQICISINRHLVHEDVYDEYVDRLVDRAAELPVGDPLDEETVVGPIISESERDDVLAYVERSVEQGATLELGGDAEGLLVEPTVLSDMENDMAAACNEHFGPVAPVVPFGDDDEAVELANDTEYGLAASVHSERISRARDVADRIDAGMVHVNDQPINNEPHVPFGGTKASGMGRYNGEWIIDELTETKWTSIQHQPRDYPF, from the coding sequence ATGACAGGGCAGTCATCACGAGCGACGGCGGTAGAGGCGAGGGACTTCTCGATCGACGCGGACTGGAACGGCCTGTACGTCGACGGCGAGTGGCGGTCGGCCGACGGCGGGGAGACGATCCCCGTCGAGAACCCCGCCACGCGCGAGGTCGTGAGCGAGGTTCCCGCGGGCACCGTCGCCGACGTCGACGCGGCGTTCGAGGCGGCCGCGGAGGCCCAAGAGGAGTGGCGGGACGTCCTCCCGCAGGAGCGCGGCGAGATCGTCCGCGAGGTCCAGCACCTCGTGGAGACGTACCACGAGGAGCTGACGGAACTGCTGGCGATCGAGTCCGGGAGCGCCCGGCCGAAGGCGTCCCGGGAGTTCACCTCGACGGGCGAGATGATGCACGACGTCGCCACCTACCCCTTCCGGATGACGGGGAGCCACAGCCGATCGAAGATCGAGGGGAAAGAGAACATCGTCAAGCGCGAACCGGTCGGCGTCGTCAGCGTCATCTCGCCGTGGAACTTCCCGTTTCAGCTCTCGCTGCGTGCGGTCGCGCCGGCGATCGCGCTCGGCAACAGCGTCGTGCTCAAGCCCGCCACCGAGACGCCCATCACCGGCGGCCTCCTCATCGCGCGGCTGTTCGAGGCCGCGGGGTTGCCCGAGGGCGTCCTGAACGTCGTCACCGGTCACGGCTCGGAGATCGGAGATCGGGCCGCCTCCCACCCGGAGATGTCGGCCGTGGCGTTCACCGGCTCCACGTCCGTCGGGCGGCGCGTCGCCCGCAACGCGGCCGGCGCGTTCGCGCTCCCGGCGATGGAACTCGGCGGCAACAACCCCCACGTCGTCCTCGACGACGCGGACGTCGAGCGCGCGGTCGACGCGGGCGTCTTCGGTTCGTTCATGCACCAGGGACAGATCTGCATCTCGATCAACCGCCACCTCGTCCACGAGGACGTCTACGACGAGTACGTCGACCGCCTCGTCGACCGCGCCGCGGAACTGCCGGTCGGTGACCCCCTCGACGAGGAGACGGTCGTCGGCCCGATCATCAGCGAGTCCGAACGCGACGACGTCCTCGCGTACGTCGAGCGGTCCGTCGAACAGGGCGCGACGCTCGAACTCGGCGGCGACGCCGAGGGTCTGCTGGTCGAACCGACGGTTCTCTCGGACATGGAGAACGACATGGCCGCCGCCTGCAACGAGCACTTCGGTCCCGTCGCGCCGGTCGTGCCGTTCGGCGACGACGACGAGGCGGTCGAACTCGCGAACGACACCGAGTACGGCCTGGCCGCGTCGGTCCACTCCGAGCGGATCTCGCGCGCCCGCGACGTCGCCGACCGGATCGACGCCGGGATGGTCCACGTCAACGACCAGCCGATCAACAACGAGCCGCACGTCCCGTTCGGCGGGACGAAGGCCTCGGGGATGGGACGGTACAACGGCGAGTGGATCATCGACGAACTCACCGAGACGAAGTGGACGTCGATCCAGCACCAGCCGCGGGACTACCCGTTCTGA
- a CDS encoding helix-turn-helix domain-containing protein translates to MSDDTLADIGARDLILLQARIANPTASSRELSEILKDEYGISLSHNHVNTLLREMETDGLFRKTVVPRRTLFKHYVFRIAFHYPNFRDHWEDCYDALVEDPHVLMFFNADHKYRWQLITQFRSTEQMDEWVTSFFEDHGEVIDEFETTSVHNLHKFKTDAAIFDDLISETEEGREYLQRRGDLDPEASADAPSGTDAPSGSDAADAE, encoded by the coding sequence ATGTCCGATGACACACTCGCCGACATCGGCGCCCGGGATCTCATCCTCCTCCAGGCCCGAATCGCGAACCCGACCGCGTCGAGTCGAGAACTCAGCGAGATCCTCAAAGACGAGTACGGGATCTCGCTGTCTCACAACCACGTGAACACGCTCCTGCGCGAGATGGAGACCGACGGGCTCTTTCGGAAGACCGTCGTCCCCCGACGGACGCTGTTCAAACACTACGTGTTCCGAATCGCGTTCCACTATCCGAACTTCAGGGATCACTGGGAGGACTGCTACGACGCGCTCGTCGAGGACCCTCACGTGCTGATGTTCTTCAACGCCGATCACAAGTACCGCTGGCAGCTGATCACCCAGTTCCGGAGCACCGAGCAGATGGACGAGTGGGTGACGTCGTTCTTCGAGGACCACGGCGAGGTCATCGACGAGTTCGAGACGACATCCGTCCACAACCTCCACAAGTTCAAGACGGACGCGGCGATCTTCGACGACCTGATCTCCGAGACCGAGGAGGGGCGCGAGTACCTGCAGCGGCGGGGCGATCTCGACCCGGAAGCGAGTGCCGACGCCCCCTCCGGAACCGACGCCCCCTCGGGATCCGACGCCGCCGACGCGGAGTAG